The DNA segment CGAGCGCCGTCTCCAGCGGGCCCTCGATGCGGATGGACACGCGCTCCAGGCCCGCGGCCTTCACGGGGTCGGTGGGCGCGGGCGGGGCCACGGGGGCCGCGGCCACGGTGCCGGCGTCCAGCGCGGACGCGGTCTGCGAGGCGACGTCCATGGGGACATCCGCCATGCGCTGTTTCCACCACCACACGCCACCCGCGGCCGCGCCGAGGATGACGGAGACGGCAACCACCGGTCCGAAGGGATTGCGCTTCGGTGGTCCACCGAGGGTGGGAAGATTCGGCCGCATTCAGGCTCCCTGAGGGTAAGAAGGTACGCGGGGGCCGAAACCGCTGGCGAAAGGGCGATATTTCGGCCCCCCAGGCTACTCGTCCGGGCCGTCGTCCTGACCGTCCGGGGTGGTGTCGCGCAGGCCGAACTCCTTCATCTTCGTCTGGAGCGACTTGCGGCTGATCTGCAGGAGGCGCGCGGCGCGCGTGACGTTGCCGCCCGTCTCGTCCAGCTTCTTGACGATGAGGTCCCGCTCCAGCTCCGCGGCCTTCATTCGCACGATGTCCTTGAGGCCCACTTCGCCCACAGGGACGTCCAGCGTGCCCAGCGAGGCGGCGACCTGTGCCCCCGCCTGCACGCCCGCTCCCCCGCGCACCGGCTCCGGCAGGTCCTTCGCGGTGATGAGGGGACCGTCCGCGAAGAGCAGCACGCGCTCGATGAGGTTCTCCAGCTCGCGGATGTTGCCCGGCCACGCATAGGCCTGGAGCAGCGCGAGCGCGTCGTCGGCGATGCCTTCGATCTTCTTGTGGAGGCGCCGGTTGTACTTGTCCACGAAGTGCGCGGCGAGCATCGGGATGTCGCCGCGGCGCTCGCGCAGCGCGGGCAGGCCAATGGGCACCACGGCCAGCCGGTAGTACAGGTCCTTGCGGAAGCGGCCCGCTTCGATCTCCGCCTGGAGGTCGCGGTTGGTGGCGGCCACCAGGCGCACGTTCACGCGCGTCGTCTTGATGCCGCCCACGCGCTCGAACTCGCCCTCCTGGAGCGCGCGCAGCAGCTTCACCTGCATCTCGACGGGGATCTCGCCAATCTCGTCCAGGAAGAGGGTGCCCTCGTCGGCCAGCTCGAAGCGGCCGGGCTTGGACGTGACGGCGCCAGTGAAGGCGCCCTTCTCGTAGCCGAACAGCTCGCTCTCCAGCAGCGTGGCGGGGATGGCGGCGCAGTTGATCTTGATGAACGGCTTGTCGCGGCGGCTGGACGCGCCGTGCAGCGCGGTGGCGATGAGCTCCTTGCCCGTGCCGCTCTCCCCGGTGATCAGCACCGTGGAGGGCGTGTCCGCGACCTTGTCGATGATCTTGTAGACGTCTTGGATCTGCGGCGACTCGCCGATGATGGCGGACCGGGCCTTGTGGTCCGCGCGCACGGAGCGCTTGGCGCTCTCGTTCGTCTTGGCGGCCTTGGCCACGACGGAGGACAGCTCCGCCTGCTCAAAGGGCTTGGTGATGTAGTCGAACGCGCCCGCCTTGATGGCCTCCACCGCGGAGTCCACGGTTCCGTGCGCGGTGATGATGATCACCGGCACGTCCGGGTTGGCGGTGCGAACGGCGGCGAGGACCTCCATGCCGCCCAGCTTGGGCATCACCAGGTCGGTGACGACGATGTCAGCGCCGTTCTTGTGGAACTCGGCCAGGCCCTGCTCGCCGTTCTCCGCCACGGTGACGTCGAACCCGTCGCGGCGCAGCAGGGCGGCCAGCACCTTGCGCAGGTTCGTCTCGTCATCGATGACCAGGACCTTGGCCATGAGTCTCCGCGCGGGGACCGCGACTTAACGGCGCGCTGGGGGAGCGGCCGGGATGGCGCCTTCCAGCGTGCAGATGGCGTCCGGGTGCTTGATGCGCAGGAGCAGCGACTCCAGCACGCGAAACGGGTGGTTCATCTTGCTGGCGCCCAGGTAGGCCGCGACCATGTCCATGGCCACCGCCAGGTCCATGTTCTCCCGGCCCGTGGACACCACCACGCCGGACTCACCGCGCAGGCGGTTGGACTGGTAGACGCCGTCTGACGCGAGCTGGCGGATGGTTTCAATCTCCAGCACGCCCGTCTTCTCGTAGATGCGGTGCAGCTGCGAGTACAGGCGCGGCGACAGCACCACGGCGTAGGGCCCGAAGTGGCCGGCCTCGTTGAGCTTGCGCGTGGCCTCCACGATGGTCTGGAACCCGCCGCCCGGCGCCGTCCAGTCCCCCAGCGTGGCGGTGAGGCGGCCGTTGGCCGTCATCAGGCCCTCGTAGCCCAGGCGCTGGTCGCCGTAGAAGATGAGCTCGTCTTCCTGCTGCGCGCACAGCGCGGCGGCGCCAGCGGCGGCGGACACGTCCAGCGGCATGTTGTGCGTGCGCGCCGCCTCGATGTCCCGCCAGTGCAGCAGGAAGTCCTTGTAGATGATGGGGATGGTCTTGAACTTGCGGACGTCGGTGAAGACCATCGCGGTCTCCTGCTCCCCGACGATGTCCACCGCGCCCGGGGACACGCCCTGGAACTCGTCGTAGGCCACGGTCTGCACGCCCGCGCCCAGCGGCCCGTAGATGTCCAGGATGCGGCGGCCCACCAGCGAACGGCGAGCCACCTGGATCACCGTCTCGTTGAGGCGCGCCCACTCCTCTTCGCGCAGCGGGTTCTCGGCATGTCCAAGGAAGTCAGGCATCGGTGTCTCCGTCACGAGCGGCGGCAGAGGAGGGGAGAGGAGAAGGCAGGAAACAAAAGGGTTCTAACGACCGCCACTGGAGCCACCGCTTCCACCGCCGCGGCGCAGGCTGCCGATGGTGAGCGGATGGCCGTTGGCCGAAGGCGGCGGCGCGGGGACGCCGTAGATGAGGCGTTGCGGCGGAAGGGACGTCAGGGGCTCGTTCGCCAGGCGGCCCACCGAGGGCGGCGCGCGCGTCACCAGGGGCGCGGGTTCGGCGGCGGGCACGGCGGGCTCCGCGGGGACACCCCCCACGGCGCCCTGGAAGTGGCCGGGGACGAAGGGCTTGGCGAAGTGCGCGTCCTGGCCCTTGTCGAGCATGCGGAGCATGTGGGTCGCCTCGGACACGTGCTCCTTCTCCTCCGCCGCCAAGTGGAGGAAGAAGGCCTTGACCTCTGGGAGGGAGGAGTCCTCGGCGAACGCCTCGTACTCGTTGATGGTCTCGAGTTCGCGTGCCAGGACGGCGCGGATGCGCGCGACGTCGGACCGCTCGGTGTCGGACTTTCCGGCCATTGGGGGCGGACCCTCGCAACCTGTGAGGTGAGCGTCAAGTGAAACAGCGGTCGAAGGGTTTCCTGCTGCATGCCGAAGAACGGGGGACATAGAGTTCGCCTCTTCGTGACCGCCCCCGCACCTGTCCCGCAGTCCCAGCCCGACTCTCCGGCCGCCCCTCTTCCGTCCAGCCCTGAACGCAGCGCGGGAGGCCGGGGCGCGACGCTGGTGGCCATTGGCATCCTGGCGTCGCGGTTGATGGGCCTGGTGCGCGAGCGGGTCTTCGCGCACTACCTGGGCAACGCGGAGGCCGCCGCCGTCTTCAAGGCCGCGCTGCGCATCCCCAACTTCCTCCAGAACCTCTTCGGCGAAGGCGTGCTGTCGGGCTCCTTCATCCCCGTCTACGCCCAGCTGCTGGGCAAGAAGGACGCGGACGAGGCCGACCGGGTCGCGGGCGCGGTGTTCGGCCTGCTGGCCATGGCCACCGCTGTGATGGTGGCGCTGGGCATGCTGGCCACGCCGCTGTTCGTGGACCTCATCGCGCCGGGGTTCGACGGCGGCGAGCGCGACCTGGCCGTGCGGCTGGTGCGCATCCTCTTCCCGGGCACGGGCTTCCTGGTGCTGAGCGCGTGGTGCCTGGGCATCCTCAACAGCCACCGGCGCTTCCTCCTGTCCTACCTGGCGCCCGTGGTGTGGAACGTCGTCATCATCGCCACACTGCTGGTGGTGGGCAGCCTGCACGGCACTTCCGGGGGCCGCGCCGCGGAAGAAGCCGTGACGGAGTGGCTGGCCTACGGCGTGGTGCTGGGCAGTTTCCTCCAGTTCGCGGTGCAGGTGCCCACGGTGATGCGCCTGCTGGGCCACTTCCGCCCGGTGGTGTCGCTGGCGAGCGCCTCCGTGCGCCAGGTGCTGAAGAACTTCGGCCCGGTGGTGCTGGGGCGCGGCGTGGTGCAGTTCAGCGCGTGGGTGGACACCGCCTTCGCGTCGCTCATCTCCAACCGCGCGCTGTCCTCGCTCCTCTACGCGCAGACCATCTACCTCATCCCGGTGAGCCTCTTCGGCATGGCGGTGTCCGCCGCGGAGCTGCCGGAGATGGCGCGCGCCACGGCGGAAGGGGATGCCCAGGCGCACTCGAAGCTGCGAAGCCGCATCGACGCGGGCTCGCGGCGCATCGCCTTCTGGGTGGTGCCCTCCGCCGTCGCGCTCTTCTTCCTCGGGGACCTGGTGAGCGGTGCGCTCCTTCAGACGGGCCGCTTCGGTGCCTCGGACTCGCGCTACCTCTGGTACCTGCTGATGGGCGCGGCCGTGGGCCTGGTGGCGTCCACCGTGGGCCGGCTCTACGCCTCCGCCTTCTACGCGCTGAAGGATCCGAAGACACCGCTGCGCTACGCCATCGTGCGCGTGGCCCTGGGGACCGTGAAGGCCTGGTTCCTGGCGCTGTGGCTGCCGGAGCGGCTGGGCCTGCCCCGGGAGCTGGGCGCGGCGTTCCTCACCCTGTCCAGCGGCATCGTCGCCTGGGTGGAGACCACGCTCCTGCGCCGCAAGCTGCGCTCCATCGTAGGGCCCGTGGGCCCGCCTTCGGGGCTGCTTCCCCGGCTGTACGTCGCGGCGGTGGTGGGCGGGCTCGTGGCCCTGGCCGTCAAGCAGGGCCTCACCAGCCTCCTGGGCCCCATGCCCGGGGTGGGGGCGGAGTGGGGCGGGACCCTCCTGGTGCCGCCCCGACTGCACCCGGTGCTGGGCCTGATGGCGACGGCTGTGCCCTTCGGCGTCGTCTACTTCGCGGTGTCCGCCGCGCTGGGCGTCCCAGAGGCGGGCGCCGTCTTCCGCAAGGTGGGTCGGAAGCTGGGTCTCGCCCGGTAGACGCGGTGCGGCGCCCGGTGGGACGGCTGCCCTCCAGGCAGTGTCTGGGGGCTCAAACGGAATGCAGGACAGGCCCCTTTGCGTTGGGATAGGAGGCCGATTGTGAAGGGGATGGCCGCATGCGGCTTCCTCCGGGCATGGCGCACGTGTAGAGTGCGCCGCCTTTTTCCAAAGGCCCCGACTTCAAGGAAGTCCCGGGCTGGAATCGTCAACGGAAGGTCTCGGCAGTGAGCGACGAGAAGAGCGGCGGAAATTCGGGCGGTCCTGGCGGTTTCGGTCCCAAGAAGCCGAAGGCCACGTTTGGCGACGTGATGCTGGGCATCCCTTCGGGGGGCCAGGGCAACGAGCGCGGCGGTGGCCGTGGTGGCCGCGATGAGAAGGGCGGGCCGGGCCGCGGTGATCGCGGTCCTCGCGACGCCCAGTCGCAGCCCCGTCCCCAGGGCGACGCGCCCCGCGGTGGCGGTGAGCGCGGCGGTGGCCGTGGCGGCGAGCGCCGGGGTGGCGGTGGAGGCGGCGAGCGCCGTCCGTCCGGCCCCATGGTGGTCGTGAAGCGGGCCTCGGGCTCCATCGAGACGCGCGCGCTGGAGGGTGAGAAGCCCGCCGAGGCGACCGCGACCGCGGAGCAGACGGGCGCTGACGCGCAGGCCTCCGCGGCCTCGACGCCGGCTCCGGCCCCGCGTCCGGTGACGCCGGCCCCCGCGCCGTCCAGCCCGCTGTACGAAGAGGTCGCTGAGACCGAGTCCTTCGCGGACATGTTCGAGGCGCAGGTCAAGGACGGTGGCGCTCCTGGCCGCCGTGGCGTGCGCATTGGCGAGAAGGTCGGTGGCACCATCTTCCAGCTGGGCGCGGACACCGCGTTCGTGTCGCTGGACGGCTCGGCGAAGTCCGAGGCGATGATCGAGCTGCGCGAGCTCAAGGACGACGAGGGCATCCTGCGCTTCGGCGTCGGTGACCGCCTGGAGGCGCACGTCGTGGAGATGGGTGCCCGGGGCATCCAGCTCAGCCGCGCGCTGGCCAAGGGCAACGCGTCCTTCGCGATGCTCGCGGAGGCCCGCGCCTCCGGCATGCCGGTGGAAGGCCTGGTCCTCAGCGTGAACAAGGGTGGCGTGGAAGTCGCCATCGGCGAGACGCGCGCCTTCTGCCCCATCAGCCAGCTGGACATCCGCTTCGTGGAGAAGCCGGATCAGTTCATCGGCGAGAAGCTCCAGTTCCGCGTGACGGAAGTTCGCGACCGCAACGTCGTGCTGTCGCGCCGTTCGCTGCTGGAGGACGAGCAGCGCCGGCTGGCGACGGAGACGCGCAAGACCCTGGCCGTGGGCAAGACGGTCAAGGGCAAGGTCTCCGGCGTGCGCGACTTCGGCGTGTTCGTGGACCTGGGCGGCGTGGAGGGCATGGTCCCCGTCTCCGAGCTCTCCTACACGCGCGTCGCGCACCCCAGCGACGTGGTGAAGCAGGGCGACGACGTGGAGGTGGAGATCCTCCGCATGGAGGAGGGCCAGCCCAACTCCCCCGACAAGTCCAAGCAGAAGGAGCGCATCACCCTGTCGCTGCGTTCGCGTCAGGAGGATCCGTTCAAGAAGGCGCTGGAGGAGATCAAGGAGGGCGACCGCATGCAGGGCAAGGTCGTCCGGCTCCAGCCCTTCGGCGCGTTCGTGGAGCTGCGCCCGGGCGTGGACGGCCTGGTGCACATCTCCGCGCTGAGCGACCGGCGCATCGCGCACCCGCGCGACGCGGTGAAGGAAGGCGAGGTCATCTGGGTCTCCGTCGAGAAGATCGACCCCAATGACAAGCGCATCGGCCTGCGCCGCATCTCCGAGGAGGAGGCCCAGCGTCCTCCCGAGGAGCGTCCCGCGAAGGAGGCCCAGGCGTCGGCTCCCAAGGAGCCCGCGGCGGCCCGTCCCAAGGTGGGCGCGGTCGTCGTCGGCAAGGTGGATCGGCTGGAGCCGTACGGTGTGTTCCTCGCGTTCCCGGGCGGCAAGGGCCTCATCCCGGCCAGCGAGACCGGCACGGATCGCGGCACGGACATGCGCAAGCACTTCTCCATCGGCCAGGAGCTGAAGGTGGCGATCATCGACATCGACGCCTCCGGGAAGATCCGCCTGTCCATCCCCGGCGCCATCCGCGCGGAGGAGCGCGCCGAGGTGGAGGCCTGGCAGAAGAC comes from the Corallococcus exiguus genome and includes:
- a CDS encoding S1 RNA-binding domain-containing protein → MSDEKSGGNSGGPGGFGPKKPKATFGDVMLGIPSGGQGNERGGGRGGRDEKGGPGRGDRGPRDAQSQPRPQGDAPRGGGERGGGRGGERRGGGGGGERRPSGPMVVVKRASGSIETRALEGEKPAEATATAEQTGADAQASAASTPAPAPRPVTPAPAPSSPLYEEVAETESFADMFEAQVKDGGAPGRRGVRIGEKVGGTIFQLGADTAFVSLDGSAKSEAMIELRELKDDEGILRFGVGDRLEAHVVEMGARGIQLSRALAKGNASFAMLAEARASGMPVEGLVLSVNKGGVEVAIGETRAFCPISQLDIRFVEKPDQFIGEKLQFRVTEVRDRNVVLSRRSLLEDEQRRLATETRKTLAVGKTVKGKVSGVRDFGVFVDLGGVEGMVPVSELSYTRVAHPSDVVKQGDDVEVEILRMEEGQPNSPDKSKQKERITLSLRSRQEDPFKKALEEIKEGDRMQGKVVRLQPFGAFVELRPGVDGLVHISALSDRRIAHPRDAVKEGEVIWVSVEKIDPNDKRIGLRRISEEEAQRPPEERPAKEAQASAPKEPAAARPKVGAVVVGKVDRLEPYGVFLAFPGGKGLIPASETGTDRGTDMRKHFSIGQELKVAIIDIDASGKIRLSIPGAIRAEERAEVEAWQKTQQPQGAGKKGFGTFADLLSKLGK
- a CDS encoding ferritin family protein codes for the protein MAGKSDTERSDVARIRAVLARELETINEYEAFAEDSSLPEVKAFFLHLAAEEKEHVSEATHMLRMLDKGQDAHFAKPFVPGHFQGAVGGVPAEPAVPAAEPAPLVTRAPPSVGRLANEPLTSLPPQRLIYGVPAPPPSANGHPLTIGSLRRGGGSGGSSGGR
- a CDS encoding sigma-54-dependent transcriptional regulator: MAKVLVIDDETNLRKVLAALLRRDGFDVTVAENGEQGLAEFHKNGADIVVTDLVMPKLGGMEVLAAVRTANPDVPVIIITAHGTVDSAVEAIKAGAFDYITKPFEQAELSSVVAKAAKTNESAKRSVRADHKARSAIIGESPQIQDVYKIIDKVADTPSTVLITGESGTGKELIATALHGASSRRDKPFIKINCAAIPATLLESELFGYEKGAFTGAVTSKPGRFELADEGTLFLDEIGEIPVEMQVKLLRALQEGEFERVGGIKTTRVNVRLVAATNRDLQAEIEAGRFRKDLYYRLAVVPIGLPALRERRGDIPMLAAHFVDKYNRRLHKKIEGIADDALALLQAYAWPGNIRELENLIERVLLFADGPLITAKDLPEPVRGGAGVQAGAQVAASLGTLDVPVGEVGLKDIVRMKAAELERDLIVKKLDETGGNVTRAARLLQISRKSLQTKMKEFGLRDTTPDGQDDGPDE
- the murJ gene encoding murein biosynthesis integral membrane protein MurJ, producing the protein MTAPAPVPQSQPDSPAAPLPSSPERSAGGRGATLVAIGILASRLMGLVRERVFAHYLGNAEAAAVFKAALRIPNFLQNLFGEGVLSGSFIPVYAQLLGKKDADEADRVAGAVFGLLAMATAVMVALGMLATPLFVDLIAPGFDGGERDLAVRLVRILFPGTGFLVLSAWCLGILNSHRRFLLSYLAPVVWNVVIIATLLVVGSLHGTSGGRAAEEAVTEWLAYGVVLGSFLQFAVQVPTVMRLLGHFRPVVSLASASVRQVLKNFGPVVLGRGVVQFSAWVDTAFASLISNRALSSLLYAQTIYLIPVSLFGMAVSAAELPEMARATAEGDAQAHSKLRSRIDAGSRRIAFWVVPSAVALFFLGDLVSGALLQTGRFGASDSRYLWYLLMGAAVGLVASTVGRLYASAFYALKDPKTPLRYAIVRVALGTVKAWFLALWLPERLGLPRELGAAFLTLSSGIVAWVETTLLRRKLRSIVGPVGPPSGLLPRLYVAAVVGGLVALAVKQGLTSLLGPMPGVGAEWGGTLLVPPRLHPVLGLMATAVPFGVVYFAVSAALGVPEAGAVFRKVGRKLGLAR
- the encA gene encoding encapsulin nanocompartment shell protein EncA; translated protein: MPDFLGHAENPLREEEWARLNETVIQVARRSLVGRRILDIYGPLGAGVQTVAYDEFQGVSPGAVDIVGEQETAMVFTDVRKFKTIPIIYKDFLLHWRDIEAARTHNMPLDVSAAAGAAALCAQQEDELIFYGDQRLGYEGLMTANGRLTATLGDWTAPGGGFQTIVEATRKLNEAGHFGPYAVVLSPRLYSQLHRIYEKTGVLEIETIRQLASDGVYQSNRLRGESGVVVSTGRENMDLAVAMDMVAAYLGASKMNHPFRVLESLLLRIKHPDAICTLEGAIPAAPPARR